The Malus domestica chromosome 10, GDT2T_hap1 genome contains a region encoding:
- the LOC103445907 gene encoding G-type lectin S-receptor-like serine/threonine-protein kinase CES101 isoform X3, producing MGSCRTCLLIFSSLVVWTYYYTAASAQVTHKPGDTLKPGESLNSTTWLCSAMGTFCLGFCVYDKSNSSQLCIWARDTSNTGWIASRDKPVLYPTGVLTLDKNKTLKIMDQGRTRLELYSASRETANTNTSTVVATLLDSGNFILQEVNTIHGSKNRILWQSFDHPTDTLYPGMMLGVNHRNGHMLSLTSWSSDYNPKPEPFTLEWDYKTQELQIKRRGVVYWTSGALTNKRFKLLRRRYNFSIVSNKNEDYFFYYSLSQTSASEWYLTSSGLLFDYGGVDIARADNCYGYNTDGGCQRWAEKPTCRHVGDIFELKTGFFKPTTTNSTPDSTFPSDSNESLSISDCKDSCWKNCECLGYTFLNADDESGCQYYTGINWEFIQDFTGDSTQNFNMLKTKSPHSNGTKKRIFIGTGITVATLLLMVPCIACYVVRRRKFALSGEKETNIIEDELLDLMRSDRPTDANARQNDGNMRHDLSVFSYASVMAATCNFSQENKLGQGGFGPVYKGKLVTGQEVAVKRLSKCSGQGTLEFKNELILIYELQHKNLVKLFGFCIHGEERMLIYEYMPNKSLDYFLFDSTRVTLLDWKKRFSIIEGIAQGLLYLHKYSRVTVIHRDLKASNILLDENMNPKISDFGMARIFKHNELEANTNRVVGTYGYMSPEYAMEGLFSIKSDVYSFGVLMLEIVSGRRNNSFYNADRLLNIVGYAWELWKEGTVLELMDPALGDSCIKDQLLRCVHVGLLCVEENAADRPTMSDVVSMLTNQSSPLPLPAKAAFFTGRNVVENGSGGKKSEFFSSNEISDYTAVPR from the exons ATGGGTAGCTGCAGAACTTGCTTGCTCATATTTTCAAGCTTAGTGGTGTGGACTTATTATTATACTGCTGCAAGTGCACAGGTGACACACAAACCAGGTGACACACTCAAACCAGGTGAGTCTCTCAACTCCACAACTTGGTTATGTTCTGCAATGGGAACCTTCTGCTTAGGTTTCTGTGTATATGACAAATCGAATTCCAGCCAGTTGTGCATATGGGCACGTGATACTAGTAACACAGGGTGGATTGCTAGCCGAGACAAACCTGTTTTATACCCAACAGGAGTTCTTACCTTGGACAAGAACAAAACATTGAAAATTATGGACCAAGGCAGGACACGGTTGGAGCTTTACTCTGCTAGTAGAGAAACTGCAAATACTAACACTAGTACTGTGGTGGCTACTCTACTGGATTCTGGCAATTTTATCCTACAAGAAGTGAACACTATCCATGGATCGAAAAATCGGATTTTGTGGCAAAGTTTTGATCATCCAACAGATACCCTTTATCCAGGCATGATGTTAGGTGTTAACCATAGAAACGGGCACATGTTGTCACTTACTTCATGGTCAAGCGACTACAACCCAAAGCCGGAGCCTTTCACTCTTGAATGGGACTACAAAACGCAAGAATTGCAGATTAAGCGACGCGGAGTGGTTTACTGGACTAGTGGAGCCCTCACAAATAAGAGATTTAAGCTGCTGAGGAGGAGGTATAATTTTAGCATTGTTTCGAACAAAAACGAAGACTACTTCTTTTACTACTCTCTAAGCCAGACTTCTGCATCAGAATGGTATTTAACCTCAAGTGGACTGCTATTTGACTATGGAGGAGTTGATATTGCAAGAGCAGATAACTGTTATGGCTATAACACAGATGGAGGGTGCCAGAGATGGGCGGAGAAGCCAACTTGCAGACATGTTGGTGACATATTTGAGCTAAAAACTGGTTTCTTTAAACCAACCACCACAAATTCCACCCCAGATTCAACCTTCCCTAGTGATTCTAATGAAAGTCTAAGTATTAGTGATTGTAAAGATTCTTGTTGGAAAAATTGCGAGTGCCTCGGATACACCTTTCTAAATGCAGATGATGAGTCTGGATGTCAATATTATACCGGAATAAACTGGGAGTTCATACAAGACTTCACCGGTGATAGTACACAAAATTTCAATATGTTGAAAACAAAGTCACCTCACAGTAATG GTACAAAAAAGCGGATATTTATTGGCACTGGTATCACAGTTGCTACTCTACTACTAATGGTCCCCTGCATCGCCTGCTATGTAGTACGAAGAAGAAAATTTGCACTTTCAG GCGAGAAAGAGACAAATATCATTGAGGATGAATTGCTTGACTTAATGAGATCTGATCGGCCTACTGATGCCAATGCACGTCAAAATGATGGAAATATGAGACATGATTTAAGTGTCTTTAGTTATGCATCTGTAATGGCTGCCACATGTAATTTCTCACAAGAAAACAAGCTCGGACAAGGGGGATTTGGTCCGGTTTATAAG GGAAAATTGGTGACAGGACAAGAAGTAGCAGTTAAGAGGCTTTCAAAGTGTTCAGGGCAAGGAACGTTGGAGTTTAAGAATGAATTGATACTCATATATGAACTCCAACATAAAAACCTTGTCAAACTTTTTGGATTTTGCATTCATGGTGAAGAGAGGATGCTTATATACGAGTATATGCCAAACAAAAGTTTGGACTACTTTTTATTCG ATTCAACAAGAGTCACGCTACTTGATTGGAAGAAGCGTTTCAGTATAATTGAAGGAATTGCTCAAGGATTGCTTTACTTGCACAAGTACTCAAGAGTTACTGTAATTCATAGAGATTTAAAAGCAAGTAACATACTACTTGATGAAAATATGAACCCCAAAATATCTGATTTTGGTATGGCAAGGATTTTCAAGCATAATGAACTAGAAGCAAATACTAATAGGGTTGTCGGAACATA TGGTTACATGTCTCCCGAGTACGCCATGGAGGGCCTCTTTTCCATAAAATCTGATGTTTATAGTTTTGGAGTGTTAATGCTTGAAATTGTAAGCGGCAGGAGAAACAATAGCTTCTACAATGCTGATCGCCTGCTTAATATAGTAGGATAT GCATGGGAATTATGGAAGGAAGGCACAGTTCTAGAATTAATGGATCCAGCATTAGGCGATTCATGTATCAAAGATCAATTGTTAAGATGCGTTCATGTTGGTCTACTATGCGTGGAAGAAAATGCAGCTGATCGGCCTACCATGTCAGATGTCGTATCTATGTTGACAAATCAAAGCTCACCGTTGCCATTGCCTGCAAAGGCAGCATTTTTTACAGGAAGAAATGTGGTTGAAAATGGTTCGGGTGGAAAAAAATCAgaatttttttcatcaaatgaGATATCTGATTACACTGCTGTGCCGCGATGA
- the LOC103445907 gene encoding G-type lectin S-receptor-like serine/threonine-protein kinase CES101 isoform X4: MGSCRTCLLIFSSLVVWTYYYTAASAQVTHKPGDTLKPGESLNSTTWLCSAMGTFCLGFCVYDKSNSSQLCIWARDTSNTGWIASRDKPVLYPTGVLTLDKNKTLKIMDQGRTRLELYSASRETANTNTSTVVATLLDSGNFILQEVNTIHGSKNRILWQSFDHPTDTLYPGMMLGVNHRNGHMLSLTSWSSDYNPKPEPFTLEWDYKTQELQIKRRGVVYWTSGALTNKRFKLLRRRYNFSIVSNKNEDYFFYYSLSQTSASEWYLTSSGLLFDYGGVDIARADNCYGYNTDGGCQRWAEKPTCRHVGDIFELKTGFFKPTTTNSTPDSTFPSDSNESLSISDCKDSCWKNCECLGYTFLNADDESGCQYYTGINWEFIQDFTGDSTQNFNMLKTKSPHSNVHLLINAGTKKRIFIGTGITVATLLLMVPCIACYVVRRRKFALSGEKETNIIEDELLDLMRSDRPTDANARQNDGNMRHDLSVFSYASVMAATCNFSQENKLGQGGFGPVYKGKLVTGQEVAVKRLSKCSGQGTLEFKNELILIYELQHKNLVKLFGFCIHGEERMLIYEYMPNKSLDYFLFDSTRVTLLDWKKRFSIIEGIAQGLLYLHKYSRVTVIHRDLKASNILLDENMNPKISDFGMARIFKHNELEANTNRVVGTYGYMSPEYAMEGLFSIKSDVYSFGVLMLEIAWELWKEGTVLELMDPALGDSCIKDQLLRCVHVGLLCVEENAADRPTMSDVVSMLTNQSSPLPLPAKAAFFTGRNVVENGSGGKKSEFFSSNEISDYTAVPR; this comes from the exons ATGGGTAGCTGCAGAACTTGCTTGCTCATATTTTCAAGCTTAGTGGTGTGGACTTATTATTATACTGCTGCAAGTGCACAGGTGACACACAAACCAGGTGACACACTCAAACCAGGTGAGTCTCTCAACTCCACAACTTGGTTATGTTCTGCAATGGGAACCTTCTGCTTAGGTTTCTGTGTATATGACAAATCGAATTCCAGCCAGTTGTGCATATGGGCACGTGATACTAGTAACACAGGGTGGATTGCTAGCCGAGACAAACCTGTTTTATACCCAACAGGAGTTCTTACCTTGGACAAGAACAAAACATTGAAAATTATGGACCAAGGCAGGACACGGTTGGAGCTTTACTCTGCTAGTAGAGAAACTGCAAATACTAACACTAGTACTGTGGTGGCTACTCTACTGGATTCTGGCAATTTTATCCTACAAGAAGTGAACACTATCCATGGATCGAAAAATCGGATTTTGTGGCAAAGTTTTGATCATCCAACAGATACCCTTTATCCAGGCATGATGTTAGGTGTTAACCATAGAAACGGGCACATGTTGTCACTTACTTCATGGTCAAGCGACTACAACCCAAAGCCGGAGCCTTTCACTCTTGAATGGGACTACAAAACGCAAGAATTGCAGATTAAGCGACGCGGAGTGGTTTACTGGACTAGTGGAGCCCTCACAAATAAGAGATTTAAGCTGCTGAGGAGGAGGTATAATTTTAGCATTGTTTCGAACAAAAACGAAGACTACTTCTTTTACTACTCTCTAAGCCAGACTTCTGCATCAGAATGGTATTTAACCTCAAGTGGACTGCTATTTGACTATGGAGGAGTTGATATTGCAAGAGCAGATAACTGTTATGGCTATAACACAGATGGAGGGTGCCAGAGATGGGCGGAGAAGCCAACTTGCAGACATGTTGGTGACATATTTGAGCTAAAAACTGGTTTCTTTAAACCAACCACCACAAATTCCACCCCAGATTCAACCTTCCCTAGTGATTCTAATGAAAGTCTAAGTATTAGTGATTGTAAAGATTCTTGTTGGAAAAATTGCGAGTGCCTCGGATACACCTTTCTAAATGCAGATGATGAGTCTGGATGTCAATATTATACCGGAATAAACTGGGAGTTCATACAAGACTTCACCGGTGATAGTACACAAAATTTCAATATGTTGAAAACAAAGTCACCTCACAGTAATG TACATTTACTCATCAATGCAGGTACAAAAAAGCGGATATTTATTGGCACTGGTATCACAGTTGCTACTCTACTACTAATGGTCCCCTGCATCGCCTGCTATGTAGTACGAAGAAGAAAATTTGCACTTTCAG GCGAGAAAGAGACAAATATCATTGAGGATGAATTGCTTGACTTAATGAGATCTGATCGGCCTACTGATGCCAATGCACGTCAAAATGATGGAAATATGAGACATGATTTAAGTGTCTTTAGTTATGCATCTGTAATGGCTGCCACATGTAATTTCTCACAAGAAAACAAGCTCGGACAAGGGGGATTTGGTCCGGTTTATAAG GGAAAATTGGTGACAGGACAAGAAGTAGCAGTTAAGAGGCTTTCAAAGTGTTCAGGGCAAGGAACGTTGGAGTTTAAGAATGAATTGATACTCATATATGAACTCCAACATAAAAACCTTGTCAAACTTTTTGGATTTTGCATTCATGGTGAAGAGAGGATGCTTATATACGAGTATATGCCAAACAAAAGTTTGGACTACTTTTTATTCG ATTCAACAAGAGTCACGCTACTTGATTGGAAGAAGCGTTTCAGTATAATTGAAGGAATTGCTCAAGGATTGCTTTACTTGCACAAGTACTCAAGAGTTACTGTAATTCATAGAGATTTAAAAGCAAGTAACATACTACTTGATGAAAATATGAACCCCAAAATATCTGATTTTGGTATGGCAAGGATTTTCAAGCATAATGAACTAGAAGCAAATACTAATAGGGTTGTCGGAACATA TGGTTACATGTCTCCCGAGTACGCCATGGAGGGCCTCTTTTCCATAAAATCTGATGTTTATAGTTTTGGAGTGTTAATGCTTGAAATT GCATGGGAATTATGGAAGGAAGGCACAGTTCTAGAATTAATGGATCCAGCATTAGGCGATTCATGTATCAAAGATCAATTGTTAAGATGCGTTCATGTTGGTCTACTATGCGTGGAAGAAAATGCAGCTGATCGGCCTACCATGTCAGATGTCGTATCTATGTTGACAAATCAAAGCTCACCGTTGCCATTGCCTGCAAAGGCAGCATTTTTTACAGGAAGAAATGTGGTTGAAAATGGTTCGGGTGGAAAAAAATCAgaatttttttcatcaaatgaGATATCTGATTACACTGCTGTGCCGCGATGA
- the LOC103445907 gene encoding G-type lectin S-receptor-like serine/threonine-protein kinase CES101 isoform X1, with product MGSCRTCLLIFSSLVVWTYYYTAASAQVTHKPGDTLKPGESLNSTTWLCSAMGTFCLGFCVYDKSNSSQLCIWARDTSNTGWIASRDKPVLYPTGVLTLDKNKTLKIMDQGRTRLELYSASRETANTNTSTVVATLLDSGNFILQEVNTIHGSKNRILWQSFDHPTDTLYPGMMLGVNHRNGHMLSLTSWSSDYNPKPEPFTLEWDYKTQELQIKRRGVVYWTSGALTNKRFKLLRRRYNFSIVSNKNEDYFFYYSLSQTSASEWYLTSSGLLFDYGGVDIARADNCYGYNTDGGCQRWAEKPTCRHVGDIFELKTGFFKPTTTNSTPDSTFPSDSNESLSISDCKDSCWKNCECLGYTFLNADDESGCQYYTGINWEFIQDFTGDSTQNFNMLKTKSPHSNVHLLINAGTKKRIFIGTGITVATLLLMVPCIACYVVRRRKFALSGEKETNIIEDELLDLMRSDRPTDANARQNDGNMRHDLSVFSYASVMAATCNFSQENKLGQGGFGPVYKGKLVTGQEVAVKRLSKCSGQGTLEFKNELILIYELQHKNLVKLFGFCIHGEERMLIYEYMPNKSLDYFLFDSTRVTLLDWKKRFSIIEGIAQGLLYLHKYSRVTVIHRDLKASNILLDENMNPKISDFGMARIFKHNELEANTNRVVGTYGYMSPEYAMEGLFSIKSDVYSFGVLMLEIVSGRRNNSFYNADRLLNIVGYAWELWKEGTVLELMDPALGDSCIKDQLLRCVHVGLLCVEENAADRPTMSDVVSMLTNQSSPLPLPAKAAFFTGRNVVENGSGGKKSEFFSSNEISDYTAVPR from the exons ATGGGTAGCTGCAGAACTTGCTTGCTCATATTTTCAAGCTTAGTGGTGTGGACTTATTATTATACTGCTGCAAGTGCACAGGTGACACACAAACCAGGTGACACACTCAAACCAGGTGAGTCTCTCAACTCCACAACTTGGTTATGTTCTGCAATGGGAACCTTCTGCTTAGGTTTCTGTGTATATGACAAATCGAATTCCAGCCAGTTGTGCATATGGGCACGTGATACTAGTAACACAGGGTGGATTGCTAGCCGAGACAAACCTGTTTTATACCCAACAGGAGTTCTTACCTTGGACAAGAACAAAACATTGAAAATTATGGACCAAGGCAGGACACGGTTGGAGCTTTACTCTGCTAGTAGAGAAACTGCAAATACTAACACTAGTACTGTGGTGGCTACTCTACTGGATTCTGGCAATTTTATCCTACAAGAAGTGAACACTATCCATGGATCGAAAAATCGGATTTTGTGGCAAAGTTTTGATCATCCAACAGATACCCTTTATCCAGGCATGATGTTAGGTGTTAACCATAGAAACGGGCACATGTTGTCACTTACTTCATGGTCAAGCGACTACAACCCAAAGCCGGAGCCTTTCACTCTTGAATGGGACTACAAAACGCAAGAATTGCAGATTAAGCGACGCGGAGTGGTTTACTGGACTAGTGGAGCCCTCACAAATAAGAGATTTAAGCTGCTGAGGAGGAGGTATAATTTTAGCATTGTTTCGAACAAAAACGAAGACTACTTCTTTTACTACTCTCTAAGCCAGACTTCTGCATCAGAATGGTATTTAACCTCAAGTGGACTGCTATTTGACTATGGAGGAGTTGATATTGCAAGAGCAGATAACTGTTATGGCTATAACACAGATGGAGGGTGCCAGAGATGGGCGGAGAAGCCAACTTGCAGACATGTTGGTGACATATTTGAGCTAAAAACTGGTTTCTTTAAACCAACCACCACAAATTCCACCCCAGATTCAACCTTCCCTAGTGATTCTAATGAAAGTCTAAGTATTAGTGATTGTAAAGATTCTTGTTGGAAAAATTGCGAGTGCCTCGGATACACCTTTCTAAATGCAGATGATGAGTCTGGATGTCAATATTATACCGGAATAAACTGGGAGTTCATACAAGACTTCACCGGTGATAGTACACAAAATTTCAATATGTTGAAAACAAAGTCACCTCACAGTAATG TACATTTACTCATCAATGCAGGTACAAAAAAGCGGATATTTATTGGCACTGGTATCACAGTTGCTACTCTACTACTAATGGTCCCCTGCATCGCCTGCTATGTAGTACGAAGAAGAAAATTTGCACTTTCAG GCGAGAAAGAGACAAATATCATTGAGGATGAATTGCTTGACTTAATGAGATCTGATCGGCCTACTGATGCCAATGCACGTCAAAATGATGGAAATATGAGACATGATTTAAGTGTCTTTAGTTATGCATCTGTAATGGCTGCCACATGTAATTTCTCACAAGAAAACAAGCTCGGACAAGGGGGATTTGGTCCGGTTTATAAG GGAAAATTGGTGACAGGACAAGAAGTAGCAGTTAAGAGGCTTTCAAAGTGTTCAGGGCAAGGAACGTTGGAGTTTAAGAATGAATTGATACTCATATATGAACTCCAACATAAAAACCTTGTCAAACTTTTTGGATTTTGCATTCATGGTGAAGAGAGGATGCTTATATACGAGTATATGCCAAACAAAAGTTTGGACTACTTTTTATTCG ATTCAACAAGAGTCACGCTACTTGATTGGAAGAAGCGTTTCAGTATAATTGAAGGAATTGCTCAAGGATTGCTTTACTTGCACAAGTACTCAAGAGTTACTGTAATTCATAGAGATTTAAAAGCAAGTAACATACTACTTGATGAAAATATGAACCCCAAAATATCTGATTTTGGTATGGCAAGGATTTTCAAGCATAATGAACTAGAAGCAAATACTAATAGGGTTGTCGGAACATA TGGTTACATGTCTCCCGAGTACGCCATGGAGGGCCTCTTTTCCATAAAATCTGATGTTTATAGTTTTGGAGTGTTAATGCTTGAAATTGTAAGCGGCAGGAGAAACAATAGCTTCTACAATGCTGATCGCCTGCTTAATATAGTAGGATAT GCATGGGAATTATGGAAGGAAGGCACAGTTCTAGAATTAATGGATCCAGCATTAGGCGATTCATGTATCAAAGATCAATTGTTAAGATGCGTTCATGTTGGTCTACTATGCGTGGAAGAAAATGCAGCTGATCGGCCTACCATGTCAGATGTCGTATCTATGTTGACAAATCAAAGCTCACCGTTGCCATTGCCTGCAAAGGCAGCATTTTTTACAGGAAGAAATGTGGTTGAAAATGGTTCGGGTGGAAAAAAATCAgaatttttttcatcaaatgaGATATCTGATTACACTGCTGTGCCGCGATGA
- the LOC103445907 gene encoding G-type lectin S-receptor-like serine/threonine-protein kinase CES101 isoform X6: protein MGSCRTCLLIFSSLVVWTYYYTAASAQVTHKPGDTLKPGESLNSTTWLCSAMGTFCLGFCVYDKSNSSQLCIWARDTSNTGWIASRDKPVLYPTGVLTLDKNKTLKIMDQGRTRLELYSASRETANTNTSTVVATLLDSGNFILQEVNTIHGSKNRILWQSFDHPTDTLYPGMMLGVNHRNGHMLSLTSWSSDYNPKPEPFTLEWDYKTQELQIKRRGVVYWTSGALTNKRFKLLRRRYNFSIVSNKNEDYFFYYSLSQTSASEWYLTSSGLLFDYGGVDIARADNCYGYNTDGGCQRWAEKPTCRHVGDIFELKTGFFKPTTTNSTPDSTFPSDSNESLSISDCKDSCWKNCECLGYTFLNADDESGCQYYTGINWEFIQDFTGDSTQNFNMLKTKSPHSNGTKKRIFIGTGITVATLLLMVPCIACYVVRRRKFALSGEKETNIIEDELLDLMRSDRPTDANARQNDGNMRHDLSVFSYASVMAATCNFSQENKLGQGGFGPVYKGKLVTGQEVAVKRLSKCSGQGTLEFKNELILIYELQHKNLVKLFGFCIHGEERMLIYEYMPNKSLDYFLFDSTRVTLLDWKKRFSIIEGIAQGLLYLHKYSRVTVIHRDLKASNILLDENMNPKISDFGMARIFKHNELEANTNRVVGT, encoded by the exons ATGGGTAGCTGCAGAACTTGCTTGCTCATATTTTCAAGCTTAGTGGTGTGGACTTATTATTATACTGCTGCAAGTGCACAGGTGACACACAAACCAGGTGACACACTCAAACCAGGTGAGTCTCTCAACTCCACAACTTGGTTATGTTCTGCAATGGGAACCTTCTGCTTAGGTTTCTGTGTATATGACAAATCGAATTCCAGCCAGTTGTGCATATGGGCACGTGATACTAGTAACACAGGGTGGATTGCTAGCCGAGACAAACCTGTTTTATACCCAACAGGAGTTCTTACCTTGGACAAGAACAAAACATTGAAAATTATGGACCAAGGCAGGACACGGTTGGAGCTTTACTCTGCTAGTAGAGAAACTGCAAATACTAACACTAGTACTGTGGTGGCTACTCTACTGGATTCTGGCAATTTTATCCTACAAGAAGTGAACACTATCCATGGATCGAAAAATCGGATTTTGTGGCAAAGTTTTGATCATCCAACAGATACCCTTTATCCAGGCATGATGTTAGGTGTTAACCATAGAAACGGGCACATGTTGTCACTTACTTCATGGTCAAGCGACTACAACCCAAAGCCGGAGCCTTTCACTCTTGAATGGGACTACAAAACGCAAGAATTGCAGATTAAGCGACGCGGAGTGGTTTACTGGACTAGTGGAGCCCTCACAAATAAGAGATTTAAGCTGCTGAGGAGGAGGTATAATTTTAGCATTGTTTCGAACAAAAACGAAGACTACTTCTTTTACTACTCTCTAAGCCAGACTTCTGCATCAGAATGGTATTTAACCTCAAGTGGACTGCTATTTGACTATGGAGGAGTTGATATTGCAAGAGCAGATAACTGTTATGGCTATAACACAGATGGAGGGTGCCAGAGATGGGCGGAGAAGCCAACTTGCAGACATGTTGGTGACATATTTGAGCTAAAAACTGGTTTCTTTAAACCAACCACCACAAATTCCACCCCAGATTCAACCTTCCCTAGTGATTCTAATGAAAGTCTAAGTATTAGTGATTGTAAAGATTCTTGTTGGAAAAATTGCGAGTGCCTCGGATACACCTTTCTAAATGCAGATGATGAGTCTGGATGTCAATATTATACCGGAATAAACTGGGAGTTCATACAAGACTTCACCGGTGATAGTACACAAAATTTCAATATGTTGAAAACAAAGTCACCTCACAGTAATG GTACAAAAAAGCGGATATTTATTGGCACTGGTATCACAGTTGCTACTCTACTACTAATGGTCCCCTGCATCGCCTGCTATGTAGTACGAAGAAGAAAATTTGCACTTTCAG GCGAGAAAGAGACAAATATCATTGAGGATGAATTGCTTGACTTAATGAGATCTGATCGGCCTACTGATGCCAATGCACGTCAAAATGATGGAAATATGAGACATGATTTAAGTGTCTTTAGTTATGCATCTGTAATGGCTGCCACATGTAATTTCTCACAAGAAAACAAGCTCGGACAAGGGGGATTTGGTCCGGTTTATAAG GGAAAATTGGTGACAGGACAAGAAGTAGCAGTTAAGAGGCTTTCAAAGTGTTCAGGGCAAGGAACGTTGGAGTTTAAGAATGAATTGATACTCATATATGAACTCCAACATAAAAACCTTGTCAAACTTTTTGGATTTTGCATTCATGGTGAAGAGAGGATGCTTATATACGAGTATATGCCAAACAAAAGTTTGGACTACTTTTTATTCG ATTCAACAAGAGTCACGCTACTTGATTGGAAGAAGCGTTTCAGTATAATTGAAGGAATTGCTCAAGGATTGCTTTACTTGCACAAGTACTCAAGAGTTACTGTAATTCATAGAGATTTAAAAGCAAGTAACATACTACTTGATGAAAATATGAACCCCAAAATATCTGATTTTGGTATGGCAAGGATTTTCAAGCATAATGAACTAGAAGCAAATACTAATAGGGTTGTCGGAACATA G